A DNA window from Hevea brasiliensis isolate MT/VB/25A 57/8 chromosome 2, ASM3005281v1, whole genome shotgun sequence contains the following coding sequences:
- the LOC110648142 gene encoding (S)-8-oxocitronellyl enol synthase CYC2: MSWWWAGAIGAAKKKFDEDDAPRSFQSVGLVLGVTGIVGNSLAEILPLSDTPGGPWKVYGVARRPRPNWNADHPVEYVQCDISDQAETQAKLSQLTDVTHIFYVSWANRSSEAENCEINGSMLRNVLQAVIPNAPNLGHICLQTGTKHYVGPFELFGKIQPHDPPFTEDLPRLNVPNFYYTLEDILFEEAAKKEGLTWSISRPDQIFGFSPYSLMNIIGTLCVYAVICKHEGLPLLFPGTKQAWNCYSIASDADLIAEQHIWASVDPYARNEAFNCNNGDVFKWKHFWKILAEEFGIEKYGFEEGEKRLSLVEIMKDKGPVWEEIVREYQLHPTKLEDVGVWWFADLILGGEAVISSMNKSKEHGFLGFRNSKNSFIYWIDKMKAYKIVP, from the exons ATGAGCTGGTGGTGGGCCGGCGCTATTGGCGCCGCCAAG AAGAAATTTGACGAAGATGATGCACCGCGAAGCTTCCAGAGTGTGGGCCTTGTGTTGGGCGTGACTGGCATCGTCGGTAACAGCCTAGCTGAAATCCTCCCGCTTTCTGACACCCCCGGTGGCCCGTGGAAAGTTTACGGTGTCGCACGCCGTCCCCGGCCCAACTGGAACGCCGACCATCCTGTAGAGTATGTCCAGTGTGACATCTCCGATCAGGCTGAAACCCAAGCCAAGTTATCCCAGCTCACTGATGTCACTCACATCTTCTATGTCTCCTGGGCTAACCGATCATCGGAGGCCGAGAACTGCGAGATTAACGGTAGCATGCTCCGGAACGTCCTTCAGGCAGTCATCCCCAACGCCCCTAATCTCGGCCACATCTGCCTTCAAACAGGGACTAAACACTATGTGGGTCCATTCGAGTTGTTTGGCAAGATCCAACCGCATGATCCGCCGTTCACGGAGGATCTACCCAGATTGAATGTGCCCAATTTTTACTACACCTTAGAGGATATCTTGTTTGAGGAGGCAGCGAAGAAGGAGGGATTGACTTGGTCCATTTCCAGACCTGATCAGATTTTTGGGTTTTCTCCATACAGCTTGATGAATATTATTGGTACACTTTGTGTTTACGCCGTTATATGTAAACACGAAGGGTTGCCTTTGCTGTTCCCTGGAACTAAACAAGCCTGGAATTGTTACTCGATTGCCTCAGATGCTGATCTGATCGCGGAGCAACATATTTGGGCATCAGTGGATCCTTACGCAAGAAATGAAGCCTTTAATTGCAACAATGGAGATGTGTTCAAGTGGAAGCATTTctggaaaattttggcagaggagtttgggattgagaaatacgGGTTTGAGGAAGGAGAAAAGAGATTGAGTTTGGTGGAGATAATGAAGGATAAGGGTCCAGTATGGGAAGAGATAGTGAGGGAGTATCAGCTGCATCCCACCAAGTTGGAGGACGTGGGTGTGTGGTGGTTTGCTGATTTGATATTGGGTGGTGAAGCTGTGATATCGAGCATGAATAAGAGCAAGGAGCACGGGTTTTTGGGGTTCAGAAATTCCAAGAATTCCTTCATTTACTGGATAGATAAAATGAAGGCTTATAAGATTGTGCCTTGA